In the genome of Neodiprion pinetum isolate iyNeoPine1 chromosome 2, iyNeoPine1.2, whole genome shotgun sequence, one region contains:
- the LOC124212065 gene encoding uncharacterized protein — MPNCCIKACKNWSGNTKNKHISFHVFPKKYELRKKWIDSCGSEKINIANARVCSVHFEESCFDIRSEFLHENYALSTRRRLRGNALPTKFLTESTGVSKRRAAVVQNVSSVWKDSAKKRRVSLEFVTIDKENYASTSISHASSTTSNNNNKVEDNCSTPSTSTRKKNFLKSDETHEISAKPACVTSDYAQRASYKSVRSDGVQTLNCENSKCQHLERYQSCIEDNIKLQEEIKKLNRQLCNQEKDIKEQVRDKILQLLDPIFTPGQIKRLLRPNQTKVMWSLEDIASAIEFHSISSKGYKYLLKKNFPLPGLSTLRKWAAKVDLSEEVLDVHEEIST, encoded by the exons atgCCGAATTGTTGCATTAAAGCGTGTAAAAATTGGAGTGGAAATACGAAGAACAAACACATTTCGTTTCATGtgtttccaaaaaaatatgaattacgaaaaaagtGGATCGACAGCTGTGGGAGTGAGAAGATCAACATCGCAAACG CTCGTGTCTGCTCTGTTCATTTTGAGGAAAGTTGTTTCGACATAAGGTCGGAATTTTTGCACGAAAATTATGCTTTATCGACTAGAAGGAGGTTACGTGGAAATGCATTGCCTACTAAGTTTTTAACAGAATCGACTGGGGTCAG TAAACGCAGGGCAGCTGTTGTGCAGAATGTATCCAGTGTCTGGAAGGAttcagcaaaaaaaagaagggtGTCCCTGGAATTTGTCACAATCGACAAAGAGAATTATGCCTCTACGTCAATATCTCATGCTAGCTCAACTaccagtaataataataataaagtcgAAGACAATTGTTCAACGCCAAGCACTTcgacaaggaaaaaaaattttttgaaaagtgatGAGACCCATGAAATTTCAGCTAAACCTGCATGTGTAACATCAGACTATGCACAACGTGCATCATACAAAAGTGTCAG ATCTGATGGAGTACAAACTTTGAACTGTGAAAACAGTAAATGTCAACATCTAGAAAG ATATCAAAGTTGCATCGAAGATAATATTAAGCTgcaagaagaaataaaaaaattgaatcgccAACTCTGCAATCAAGAGAAAGATATTAAAGAACAAGTGAGAGATAAAATTCTTCAATTGCTTGATCCAATCTTCACTCCTGGGCAGATCAAAAGACTTTTGCGTCCAAATCAAACAAAAGTGATGTGGTCGCTTGAAGATATAGCCTCCGCTATCGAATTTCATTCCATCAGTTCAAAAGGATACAAGTatttgttgaagaaaaattttcctctaCCTGGATTGTCAACATTGAGGAAATGGGCGGCTAAAGTTGATCTGAGTGAAGAAGTACTTGACGTTCATGAAGAAATAAGTACATGA